From the genome of Marinobacter sp. F4206:
GCAAGGTTGGTCGCGATCTGTTGAAGGAAGAAGACGACGAGTAACGTCGTTGCGGGTACAAATACGTACCCGTACCTTGGAAGCATTGAAATCTGGCCCCGCGCTTTTATAGTGTATCGATAGAACGTCGTTGGCAGGATCAGGAAGGACCCGGATGCGTGCATTCGGGTTTTTTTGTCCCTGAATTTCAAAAGTATACGGAGGCGCGGTGTCGGCAGAGGCTACGGTTGAAGGGCTTGCAAAAGAGCTGAGTACTTATCTGGATACCAGTCGCGTCAATCAGGTGCGGCGTGCCTACTATTATGCCGAGCAGGCCCACGAAGGGCAGATGCGCAAAAGCGGCGACCGTTACATCACCCATCCTCTCGCCGTTGCCCATATCCTCGCGGATCTGCGGCTGGACCATCAAAGCCTGATGGCAGCCATGCTCCACGACGTCATTGAAGACACCGGTATTCCCAAGGATGCGCTCTCAGAGCAATTTGGCGAGGACGTGGCGGAGCTGGTGGATGGTGTCAGCAAGCTGACACAGATCGAATTCCGGTCCCGGGCGGAAGCCCAGGCCGAGAATTTTCAGAAGATGACGCTGGCCATGGCACGGGACATCCGTGTGATCCTGGTAAAACTGGCGGACCGCCTGCACAACATGCGCACCCTGGGCCCCATGCCCTATGAAAAACGCCAGCGCATTGCGACCGAAACCCTCGACATCTATGCGCCCATCGCCAATCGCCTGGGCATGCATTCCATTTGCACTGAGCTCGAAGATCTCGGTTTCTCCTCCCTGTACCCGATGCGATCGAAATACATCTCCAAGGCGGTCGACAAGCTGAGGGGAAGTCATCGGGAAATCATTGACGAGATTCGTGGCAAGTTGCAGGAGAAATTGGAAGAGCGCGGGTTGCCGGGCCGGATTCTCGGGCGGGAAAAGCACCTGAACAGCATCTACAACAAGATGAAGTTCAAGCAGAAATCCTTCCACGAAATCATGGACGTGTACGCGTTCCGGATCATTACCGACACCGAGGATGACTGCTATCGCATCCTCGGCGCCGTGCATAACCTTTACAAACCGTTGCCTGGCCGGTTCAAGGACTACATTGCCATGCCGAAGGCAAACGGTTATCAGTCCCTGCACACGACCCTGTTCGGCATGCATGTGAACATCGAGATCCAGATCCGCACCGAGGAAATGGAGCACATCGCGAACAATGGTATTGCGGCCCATTGGATGTACAAGAACGAGCCGAGCAGCGTGACCAACGCCAACCAGGCCCGGGTGGACCGCTGGGTGAAGGGGCTGATGGAGATGCGCGAGCGGGCGGATGACTCCCTCGAGTTCATTGAGCACGTGAAAGTCGACCTGTTCCCGGACGAGATCTACGTATTCACGCCCAAGGGCAAGATCATGGAGTTGCCCAGTGGCGCCACGCCGGTGGACTTTGCCTATGCCATCCACACCGATATCGGCAACGCCACCGTCGCCTGCCGGATCAACCGCAACCTCAGTTCCCTGAGTCAGCCATTGCAGAGCGGTCAGACCGTCGAGATTATCACCGCCCCCGGCGCCCGCCCGAACCCGGCCTGGCTCAGTTTTGTGGTCACTGGCAAAGCCCGCAGCAGCATTCGACACGTGCTCAAGAGTCAGAAGCGGGCGGAATCCCTGGAGCTGGGCAAAACCCTGCTCAAGAAGTCCCTCAAGGGTTTCGGGACCCGTCTCGCCGATATCAGCGACGTTCAGATCCAGGCGGTGGTCAATCACAACCAGGTCAACAGCCTGGACGATCTGATCAGCGACATTGGCCTCGGGAATCGCATGGCCTACCTGGTCGCGCGTCAGCTGTTGACTGGCGCGGAATCGGAGCCCAGTGTCGACGTTGCCCAGGAAACCCACAAAAACGGTGACCACAGCCCCGTCACAATCCGGGGTACCGAAGGCCTGCTGGTTCGTTTTGCCAGCTGTTGCAAACCGATTCCGGGTGACCCGGTGGTTGGCGTGATGGATTCCGGGAAGGGCATGGTTATCCATTCCGACACCTGCTCCCGCCTGCCCGAAGACGATGAAGGGCGTGCGCGGTTAACCCACCTCAAGTGGGCCAAGGACATCACCGACGAGTTCTCGGTGGAGTTGCGGGTCGAACTCGAGCGTCAGCGCGGGGTGATCGCGGAAGTGGCCAATGCGGTGGCAATGGCGGATGGCAATATCGAGCGCATCAACGTTGAAGACCAGAATGCCAAGTTCAGCATTGTCAGCCTGGTGCTTCACGTGAATGGGCGCCGGCATCTGGCCCGCGTCATGCGCCGTGTCCGTAACATCCGCGCGGTCACCCACATCGGTCGTGTGCGCCACTGAGACGGACCAATGGCCAGTTGACAGCGGCTGCGCCGAGAGGTGAGGATTGGCGTTTTGAAAGAGAGGAATTCCCAGGTCATGACCAACAAATCCGTTATCCAGACTGAAAACGCCCCGCAGGCGATCGGCACATACTCACAGGCTGTAAAAGCCGGTGACACAGTGTACCTGTCTGGCCAGATTCCGCTGGTTCCGGAAACCATGGAAGTGGTTGCCGGAGACTTTGCCGCCAAGACACGTCAGGTGTTCGAGAACCTCAAGGCGGTGTGTGAGGCGGCTGGTGGTGAGCTCAAGGACATCGTGAAGCTCAACATCTACATGACGGACCTCGCTAACTTTGCCACCGTGAATGAAATCATGGCGACGTATTTCGAAGAGCCGTATCCGGCCCGGGCGGCCGTGGGCGTGGCCGCGCTGCCTAAGGGTGTGCCCATCGAAATGGAAGCGGTGATGGTGCTCAGCTGAGGCTAGCCGGCATCGTATGCCGGTCATGTGAGAAAGGCGGCTACGGCCGCCTTTCTTGTTTGGCTGTCGAAGATTACCGGTTGCCAATTATGGGACGGTAACCCTCCCTGAAACTCGGGTACCGAAACCGGAATCCGGTCTTGAGCAGGCGCTGATTGCTGCATCGCTTGCTGCCTGCCCGTCCACCTTTCCTGGCGCCTTCAACCGGCTCCGAGCAAGGCGTCTGTCGGCGCACCCATTGAACCACCTCGTCCAGCCGAACCGGCTCGCAATCACTGGCCACGTAGAGTTCCTGCAGACCTGTGCCGGACAGTGCCAACTGGACCAGGTGCTGGACGACCCGGGCGGCATCCTCTTCATGTATGCGATTGCTGAACGGGGCCGGCTTCTGCGGGTCTGTTCGGCCGGCAATGACCTCATCGAGGAACCGTTGTCTGGAAGGTCCGTAAATACCGCTGAAGCGCACTACCGTTGCGGGATGCCCGCTTTCCAGGGCTGTTCGCTCCCCGGCCAGAATCTTTTCACCGCTGAAGCGCACTGGTTGCGTGGCGCTGGTCTCATCGACCCAGCTGTCATCGTCCTGGGAGTAGACGCTGGTACTGCTGATAAAGATGAGTTGCTTGAGCGGCTGCGCCGCGACGACCGAAAGCAGGTTGGCGAGGCCAGTTACGTAGGCATCCTGGTAGCCCTGTTCGTCATAGCTGGCGGGCGTCAGGCAATAAATGACGACATCGAGGTTGTCGGGCACGGCCTTTTCCAGGGATTCTCGGTCCATCAGGTCAGCCTTGAGCCGGTGAATTCCGTCCGGAATCCGGTCCGGATTTCGGCGTAAGCCGAAGACCGTTGCGGAGTCGGTGAGCAGGCCGGCAATGGCGCCTCCGAGTTTGCCGCAGCCGGCTACCAGGACCCGGGGAGTGTTGGTACCTTCAGTCATTGCCATAGACAATTTCAATCCTTATGCTTGAACCCATAAATAAGCGAAACTTCGACCTGGACCCATTTGACCGGAGCTCAACATGACCCTCACCGAGTTACGATACGTCGTTACGCTTGCCCGTGAAAGGCATTTTGGCCGAGCTGCCGAACGCTGTCATGTCAGCCAGCCGACGCTCAGTGTGGCCGTCAAAAAACTGGAAGATGAACTCGGCATTCCCCTGTTCGAGCGCAGCAAAAGCAGCATTCGGGTGACCGAAACGGGGCAGCGCATCATTGAGCAGGCCCAGCGTGTACTCGACCAGGTCGGGGTGATCAAGGATATGGCCCAGGATGGCAAGAACCAGCTGAATTCTCCGCTGAAAGTCGGGGCAATTTACACCATTGGCCCCTATCTGTTCCCCCATCTATTGCCGGAACTGCGCCGCGCCGCACCGGACATGCCCTTGTACATCGAAGAAAACTACACGGCAAACCTGCGCCAGAAGCTGCGACAGTCCGAGCTCGACGCCATCATTATTGCTTTGCCGTTCGAGGAGCCGGAAGTCCTTACCCTGCCGCTCTACGATGAGCCGTTTGTGGTGCTGTTGCCGGCCGGGCACCCACTGGCCGAGAAGGATCAGCTGACGGCCGAGGAACTGGCGCAGGAACAGCTGCTGTTGTTGGGGCCGGGGCACTGCTTCCGGGACCAGGTGCTCGAATCCTGTCCGCCGCTGGTTGAGGCCGTTACCCGGCGTGTCGACGCCGCATCGCCATCCCTGGTGACCGAGGGCAGTTCGCTGGAAACCATCCGGCACATGGTTGCCTCCGGCCTGGGAATCACGGTTCTGCCACTGTCAGCCGCGACGGCCATGGATTATCACGAGGATATTCTGGCGGTACGGCGGTTCGCGCCTCCGGTGCCGTTCCGGACCGTGGCTCTCGCCTGGCGGGTGACCTTCCCGCGGCCAAAAGCGATCGACGTCCTGTCACTTGCTGCGAGCCAGTGCCGGGTCATTGAAAAGGCAAAAACAGATAAGCCAGCCGTGGCCGAAAGCGCCTGAGTTTCCCCATGACGTCACTGGATGACATTCCGGTCACCCAGCTCAAGGGTGTCGGCAACGCGCTGGCGGAAAAGCTCGCCAAACTGGGCATTGCGTCGCTACAAGACCTGCTGTTTCACCTGCCTCACCGCTACGAAGACCGTACCCGGGTAGTGCCCATGGGCAGTCTCCGGATCGGCGATGTTGCGGTGGCGGAAGGTGAGGTCATGAAGGCGGACCTGGTGATGGGGCGGCGTCGAAGCTTGCAGGTCACCCTCAAGGACAGCAGTGGCTTTCTGGTGATGCGGTTTTTCCACTTTAACGCCGCCCAGAAGAACCAGCTGACGGAAGGCGCCCGTGTGCGCTGTTTTGGTGAAGTCCGGCCCGGTCGCGCCGGCTATGAGTTCTACCACCCCGAATACCAGGTTAATCCTCCGCCCATGCCTGCCGAGGGTCAGGCGACCCTGACGCCGGTTTACCCCCTGACTGAGGGCATTCAGCAGCCCCGGGTACGCGGCCTTTGTCAGCAGGCGCTGGCGTACCTCCAGCGGTTTCCGATCCGGGACTGGCTGCCCCAGGCATTGCTGGCGGACTATCAGTTGCCGGGCATCAGTGAGGCCGTGCAGTTGGTGCATTCGCCCCCCGCCGACGCGCCGGTGCATCTGCTGATGGAAGGTCGTCATCCAGCCCAGCAACGGCTGGTGATGGAGGAATTGCTGGCTCACCAGCTCAGCCTGTTGCAGGTCCGGGAACAGATTCAGGCCCGTGAGGCCCTGCCCCTGATGCCCACCGGCGATCTCTCCGAGCGCTTTCTGGATTCGTTGCCATTCCGGCTCACTGGCGCCCAGCGCCACGTAATGACCGATATTCGCCAGGACCTCAGCCAACCCTTGCCGATGCTGCGACTGGTCCAGGGTGATGTGGGCTCGGGTAAAACGGTGGTTGCGGCACTGGCAGCCTTGCAGGCGATTGGCTCGGGTGCGCAGGTGGCACTGATGGCGCCGACCGAGATTCTGGCCGAGCAGCATTTCCAGAACTTCCGGGGTTGGCTTGAGCCTCTGGGTATCAATCTGGCTTGGCTCTCTGGCAAGGTAAAGGGTAAGGCCCGGCAGCAGGCCCTTGAGTCGGTGCGAGCGGGCACAGCCAGTGTGGTGATCGGCACCCACGCCCTGTTTCAGGATGATGTGGTGTTTGACCGTCTGGCCCTGGTGATCGTCGACGAGCAGCACCGGTTCGGGGTTCATCAGCGCCTGGCGCTTCGGGAGAAAGGGGTGGGAGCGAGACTGGCTCCCCATCAGCTGATTATGACGGCGACTCCGATTCCGAGAACCCTGGCCATGAGTGCCTATGCTGACCTGGATACCTCGGTTATTGATGAACTGCCTCCGGGGCGAAAGCCGATTGAAACCATTGTCATTCCCGACAGCCGCCGGGAGGATGTGATTGGCCGAGTGCGCAATGCCTGTCGGGACGGGCGTCAGGCCTATTGGGTCTGCACCCTGATTGAGGAGTCGGAGGCGCTCCAGTGCCAGGCAGCAGAGGTGACGGCGCAGGAGTTATCGGAACGGTTGCCGGATCTCAAGGTTGGGCTGGTCCATGGCCGCCTGAAGGCGGCGGAGAAGGCCGGGGTTATGGAGCAGTTCAAGAACGGTGAACTGGACCTTCTGGTGGCCACTACGGTTATTGAAGTCGGGGTGGATGTTCCCAACGCCTCACTGATCATCATTGAAAACCCGGAACGTCTCGGGCTGGCCCAGCTACACCAGTTGCGGGGCAGGGTGGGGCGAGGCGAGCAGGCCAGTTTCTGTGTGCTGATGTATCACCCGCCGCTGTCCAATAACGGCAAAGCCCGGTTGCAGGCGCTACGGGATAGCCAGGACGGTTTCGTTATTGCCGAGAAGGACCTGGAAATTCGCGGGCCGGGTGAAGTGCTTGGCACCCGTCAAACTGGCATGATGCAGTTCAGGCTTGCGGATTTCGACCGCGACAAGGGCTGGATTGAACCGGTTCGGGAAATGGCTCCCCGGCTGATGCCTGACCGTGCGGTGGTTGAGGCCCTGATCCGCCGCTGGTTGGGCGAGAAAATTCGCTACGGTGATGTGTAAGAATGCCCGTTATGCTGTCGGGTGAGAACGAAAGCGGTCGAAACAGGAATCTATGTCAAATTACCGGCGTTGATCTTGCCTATACTGACCCTGACTCTTCATGGAAGGCTGGATACCGGCCTGCAGCAATGAATGGAGCAAACTATGGAAATACCTGTCGCAGTTCAGCAAGC
Proteins encoded in this window:
- a CDS encoding bifunctional (p)ppGpp synthetase/guanosine-3',5'-bis(diphosphate) 3'-pyrophosphohydrolase, whose product is MSAEATVEGLAKELSTYLDTSRVNQVRRAYYYAEQAHEGQMRKSGDRYITHPLAVAHILADLRLDHQSLMAAMLHDVIEDTGIPKDALSEQFGEDVAELVDGVSKLTQIEFRSRAEAQAENFQKMTLAMARDIRVILVKLADRLHNMRTLGPMPYEKRQRIATETLDIYAPIANRLGMHSICTELEDLGFSSLYPMRSKYISKAVDKLRGSHREIIDEIRGKLQEKLEERGLPGRILGREKHLNSIYNKMKFKQKSFHEIMDVYAFRIITDTEDDCYRILGAVHNLYKPLPGRFKDYIAMPKANGYQSLHTTLFGMHVNIEIQIRTEEMEHIANNGIAAHWMYKNEPSSVTNANQARVDRWVKGLMEMRERADDSLEFIEHVKVDLFPDEIYVFTPKGKIMELPSGATPVDFAYAIHTDIGNATVACRINRNLSSLSQPLQSGQTVEIITAPGARPNPAWLSFVVTGKARSSIRHVLKSQKRAESLELGKTLLKKSLKGFGTRLADISDVQIQAVVNHNQVNSLDDLISDIGLGNRMAYLVARQLLTGAESEPSVDVAQETHKNGDHSPVTIRGTEGLLVRFASCCKPIPGDPVVGVMDSGKGMVIHSDTCSRLPEDDEGRARLTHLKWAKDITDEFSVELRVELERQRGVIAEVANAVAMADGNIERINVEDQNAKFSIVSLVLHVNGRRHLARVMRRVRNIRAVTHIGRVRH
- a CDS encoding RidA family protein, translating into MTNKSVIQTENAPQAIGTYSQAVKAGDTVYLSGQIPLVPETMEVVAGDFAAKTRQVFENLKAVCEAAGGELKDIVKLNIYMTDLANFATVNEIMATYFEEPYPARAAVGVAALPKGVPIEMEAVMVLS
- a CDS encoding NAD-dependent epimerase/dehydratase family protein — encoded protein: MAMTEGTNTPRVLVAGCGKLGGAIAGLLTDSATVFGLRRNPDRIPDGIHRLKADLMDRESLEKAVPDNLDVVIYCLTPASYDEQGYQDAYVTGLANLLSVVAAQPLKQLIFISSTSVYSQDDDSWVDETSATQPVRFSGEKILAGERTALESGHPATVVRFSGIYGPSRQRFLDEVIAGRTDPQKPAPFSNRIHEEDAARVVQHLVQLALSGTGLQELYVASDCEPVRLDEVVQWVRRQTPCSEPVEGARKGGRAGSKRCSNQRLLKTGFRFRYPSFREGYRPIIGNR
- a CDS encoding hydrogen peroxide-inducible genes activator, with protein sequence MTLTELRYVVTLARERHFGRAAERCHVSQPTLSVAVKKLEDELGIPLFERSKSSIRVTETGQRIIEQAQRVLDQVGVIKDMAQDGKNQLNSPLKVGAIYTIGPYLFPHLLPELRRAAPDMPLYIEENYTANLRQKLRQSELDAIIIALPFEEPEVLTLPLYDEPFVVLLPAGHPLAEKDQLTAEELAQEQLLLLGPGHCFRDQVLESCPPLVEAVTRRVDAASPSLVTEGSSLETIRHMVASGLGITVLPLSAATAMDYHEDILAVRRFAPPVPFRTVALAWRVTFPRPKAIDVLSLAASQCRVIEKAKTDKPAVAESA
- the recG gene encoding ATP-dependent DNA helicase RecG — translated: MTSLDDIPVTQLKGVGNALAEKLAKLGIASLQDLLFHLPHRYEDRTRVVPMGSLRIGDVAVAEGEVMKADLVMGRRRSLQVTLKDSSGFLVMRFFHFNAAQKNQLTEGARVRCFGEVRPGRAGYEFYHPEYQVNPPPMPAEGQATLTPVYPLTEGIQQPRVRGLCQQALAYLQRFPIRDWLPQALLADYQLPGISEAVQLVHSPPADAPVHLLMEGRHPAQQRLVMEELLAHQLSLLQVREQIQAREALPLMPTGDLSERFLDSLPFRLTGAQRHVMTDIRQDLSQPLPMLRLVQGDVGSGKTVVAALAALQAIGSGAQVALMAPTEILAEQHFQNFRGWLEPLGINLAWLSGKVKGKARQQALESVRAGTASVVIGTHALFQDDVVFDRLALVIVDEQHRFGVHQRLALREKGVGARLAPHQLIMTATPIPRTLAMSAYADLDTSVIDELPPGRKPIETIVIPDSRREDVIGRVRNACRDGRQAYWVCTLIEESEALQCQAAEVTAQELSERLPDLKVGLVHGRLKAAEKAGVMEQFKNGELDLLVATTVIEVGVDVPNASLIIIENPERLGLAQLHQLRGRVGRGEQASFCVLMYHPPLSNNGKARLQALRDSQDGFVIAEKDLEIRGPGEVLGTRQTGMMQFRLADFDRDKGWIEPVREMAPRLMPDRAVVEALIRRWLGEKIRYGDV